Proteins encoded in a region of the Chelonoidis abingdonii isolate Lonesome George chromosome 2, CheloAbing_2.0, whole genome shotgun sequence genome:
- the PCNA gene encoding proliferating cell nuclear antigen codes for MFEARLVQGSVLKRVLEALKDLITEACWDLGSGGISLQSMDSSHVSLVQLTLRSEGFDTYRCDRNIAMGVNLASMSKILKCAGNEDIITLRAEDNADTLALVFEAPNQEKVSDYEMKLMDLDVEQLGIPEQEYSCVVKMPSGEFARICRDLSHIGDAVVISCAKDGVKFSANGELGNGNIKLSQTSNVDKEEEAVTIEMNEPVQLTFALRYLNFFTKATPLSPTVTLSMSADVPLVVEYKIADMGHLKYYLAPKIEDQQDGS; via the exons ATGTTCGAGGCGCGGCTGGTGCAGGGCTCGGTGCTGAAGCGGGTGCTGGAGGCGCTCAAAGACTTGATCACGGAGGCCTGCTGGGATCTGGGCTCGGGCGGCATCAGCCTGCAGAGCATGGACTCCTCACACGTCTCGCTGGTGCAGCTCACGCTGCGTTCCGAGGGCTTCGACACCTACCGCTGCGACCGCAACATCGCCATGGGGGTCAACCTGGCCAG TATGTCCAAAATACTGAAGTGTGCTGGCAATGAAGACATAATCACTCTCAGAGCAGAGGATAATGCAGATACATTGGCTCTAGTATTTGAGGCACCAA ATCAGGAGAAGGTCTCTGATTATGAGATGAAGTTAATGGATTTAGATGTGGAACAACTTGGAATTCCT GAACAAGAATACAGCTGTGTAGTGAAAATGCCTTCTGGTGAATTTGCACGGATCTGCAGAGATCTAAGCCATATTGGAGATGCTGTTGTCATCTCTTGTGCAAAAGATGGTGTAAAATTTTCTGCTAATGGAGAACTGGGAAATGGGAACATAAAGCTGTCACAGACCAGTAATGTGGATAAGGAGGAAGAAGCT GTTACAATAGAGATGAATGAGCCAGTCCAGCTAACTTTTGCTTTGAGGTACTTGAATTTTTTTACCAAAGCCACACCACTGTCACCTACAGTTACACTTAGTATGTCTGCAGATGTTCCATTAG TTGTGGAGTACAAGATTGCAGATATgggacatttaaaatattatcttGCCCCAAAGATTGAGGATCAGCAGGATGGTTCTTAA
- the TMEM230 gene encoding transmembrane protein 230, giving the protein MMPSRTNLTAGIPSSKVKYSKLSSTDDGYIDLQFKRSPPKIPYKAIALATVLFMIGTLLIVIGALLLAGYISKGGTDRAIPVLIIGILVFLPGFYHLRIAYYASKGYRGYSYDDIPDFDD; this is encoded by the exons ATGATGCCATCACGTACTAATCTAACTGCTGGGATCCCCAGTAGCAAAGTAAAGTACTCCAAGCTTTCCAGTACTGACGATGGTTATATTGATCTGCAG TTCAAGAGGAGCCCACCCAAAATCCCCTACAAGGCCATTGCACTGGCTACTGTGCTGTTCATGATCGGCACCCTTCTGATTGTCATAGGAGCGCTTCTCCTCGCAGGATACATTAGCAAAGGA gGAACAGACCGAGCTATCCCGGTATTGATCATTGGAATCCTGGTGTTCTTACCAGGTTTTTATCACTTGCGCATCGCATACTATGCTTCCAAAGGCTACAGGGGTTACTCCTACGATGACATTCCAGATTTTGATGACTAA